The Sediminitomix flava genome contains the following window.
TAGTGGATTCATTTGACATAAAGTTGCTGTCTGACGTAAAGGAGAAATAAGCTGTCTGATTGTATGTTTATGAAAACTATCTTCACGATATACATCTTGCGGTCCTCCGATAGTCATCGCACACATGAATTGTTTTCCTTTCAGAAAATTTCCCTTGCTCCCATATGCCCAACCATGCTCTAAGACCAAATCTTGCCACTCTTTCAAGATAGCAGGTGTGCTGTACCAAAAGAAAGGAAAGTGAAAGATGATATAATCATGCATGAGTAAAAGCTCCTGTTCATGCTGAACATTTATATCAAACTCTGGGTACTCTTCGTAAAGATCATGAAATGTTACCCCTTCTTTTTCCTTGAGCCCTTTTATGAGCCATTTGTTTACATGAGATTTTTCTAAAGCTGGGTGAGCGAAAAGTATTAGAACGTTCATTTAAATAAATTTGAATCTAGACTTTACTCTAAAAGTCGAAGCTCGTATCGTGAGCTAAATTTTAATTTGGATTAATTTTAGGACAATGCTTTACAAGACTAATGTTTAAAGAAGAGAATAGCAATATGCCTTTTATTAGATAGCTACGACTTGATTTAAATTTAAAACATATTAACTAGTTTTTAATCCACACATAAATTTCAGAAGTGTTTAAACCTTATTCATTTATAGGATTTGTTAAGAGCTTTATATTTTAATTTTACTTTGAGATAAAACACTGGAATACTACGTCTTACACACGTCAATTAAAAGCTTTTAAAAACACTGTAAGTCAATGAAATAAAGGATTCCCTAGCTAATCTTTAGAAATTGCCCATTTTATCACTTTTCCTAATTAGAATATCATTTGTCAAAAATAGAACAGCGTGTTTTCAGTACTAAAACTACTTTTGATAATAGGTGCACCAATTACACTTAATCATAAGACAACACTTTAAACATCATGAAACACGTACTCTTTTACTCACGCTTATTGATGTGCTTCATCATTTGTAGTTTATTTTCAATTCCTGCATTTGCATTAAATGCTCCTGCAGATTTCTACTATTTTAGAAATGCAGCACTCACCGAAGTCACTTTGTATTGGACTGATAAAAGCTCAACAGAAAGTGGATTTGAAATCCAACAAAAAACTGATGGCGGTAATTGGTCAGTGGTAAAAACTGTCAATTCAAATGTTACTCAAACCAAAATCACAGGACTGAATGCTAACAATAGTATAGAATTTAGAGTAAGAGCTTTTCAAGGGAGTTCTAACTATTCTCCATTTACAAGAGTGCAACGACTAGTTGGCAAAAATTCAAAATTAGAAGTTTACCCTGAGGTTCCTGGAATTACAAACCCTAAAAGCGTCACTGTTGATGGAATAAGCTTTGATGTGCTCCAAGACCAATGCCCTAGTGAACCTAACAAAGGAAAGGCTACAAGACTTTCTACATTTTATAAAGTAGAAGTCAAAACTGCTTCTGGTGGATCATACATGGACACACCAACGTATGAAACTCGACCACAAATACGTGATCAACGTAGTCAGAATGATCCTTTCCACAGTAATGGAGGACATACGGTTTATGGCTACGGCGATTACGGACCTAATTCAAATGTTCCTAATCTGACTTTACATTCAAGACATTGGACAAATTTCGATGCTCAGGAAGATATCGTAGTTCGAGTTACACTACTAGGAAACGCTCCAACCAGTACCATTAACTTGAATCAAACTGAGATTCATCCATCTCCTATTTCTGTAACGCAAGTAAATAACAAAACCATTGAGGTGAAGCTTCCTGCTGCCAAAACTGGAAACACAGATCACGCAAAACATTTCTTAATTGCTTTTAACCGTGATAATTGGGAAACTCCAAGAGGTCAATATTCTTTTGAACACCCTCTAATGATTTTCGTAAACCCTGTAAAACCAGCCCGTGCTTCGGCACCAGAAGGTAAAATCAAGACTTTCGACAGTGGAAAACTAATGGTAATGGGAGCTGGAATACATCTTCCAGACAACCAATGGAGATTTTTCGGAACAGGTGAAAACGCAACAGTTACGGAGCTTTATGTACCTGGAGATGCTTACCTACATGGTGGATTTTATTTCAAAAATATCACACACAATGTGAAAGTTTGGGGAAGAGGGATTTACAGCGATGAGCTTTTCCAAATTTATGGAGATGCCTTAAACTGGGAACAGCGTACACCATGGGCAAGAACACTTCCCGTTGAAGGTAATACTTGGGGTGAAAAAGGGAAATGGGATAGCAAAGTTGGCGTAGAGAATACTGGAAATTTCAAAGTTACTTTCGAAGGGCTATCAAGCCTTGGGGCAAGAATGGGCGTTGTGACCGATATCAATGCTAAACTTGATTTACTAGACCACAAAGACGTAGGCTATGCTGGCGGTTTATATCAAGCACAAAGT
Protein-coding sequences here:
- a CDS encoding NAD(P)H-dependent oxidoreductase, with amino-acid sequence MNVLILFAHPALEKSHVNKWLIKGLKEKEGVTFHDLYEEYPEFDINVQHEQELLLMHDYIIFHFPFFWYSTPAILKEWQDLVLEHGWAYGSKGNFLKGKQFMCAMTIGGPQDVYREDSFHKHTIRQLISPLRQTATLCQMNPLPPFAVHGAHRVKRDAIETYRKEYFKLLDEIIEGKFDSAKAAKFDYMNDYLAKSI